GGGATAGTATTTGCTTTGCATGTCAGATAGGTACCTAGTTCCAGATGCAACACAGTATCGTGTTGAAGATATCATTAAGAAGAGCCAGTTTATCGTTACTCTGGCGCATACGCCGTCTGTGGAGGAAGCGAAAGCATTTGTGGCTGCTGTAAAAGCTGAGTTCCCTGATGCTACACACAATTGCTGGGCGTATCAGGCCGGGCCTCCCGGAACAACGGCTATGGTCGGTATGAGTGATGATGGTGAACCGCACGGTACAGCAGGGAAGCCTATGCTCAATATGCTGCTGCACGCAGATGTAGGAGAAATTGCAGCTGTCGTTACCCGATATTTTGGTGGAACCAAATTAGGTACTGGCGGACTTGTTCGTGCTTATTCCGGCATGGTAAAGCTTGGTTTGGAAACACTGCCAACCCGTGAAAAGATTACACCAGTGCGGTTTGAAGTCATAATTGATTACAGTGCTGTTACGTTGTTCAAGCGTATGTTGCCAGACTATGAAATCAAAGTGTTGGAAGAATCTTTTGGAGCTGATGCGGCTTTTATAGTTGAAATGCCGAAAGAGCATGCTGAGAGATTTTCAGCCGCAGTTGTTGAGCTTACCAACGGTAATGCTTTGATAGACGATATTACAGACGTATGATTTTGAATAAAAAAAAGCCCTTGCTCGTATGAGCAAGGGCTTTTTTTTATTCAAAATTATCCAGTATACGCGTCTTGATCGACAATCCAGTACAGCTTGCCATTGTGAGGTTGTACACGTTGCGCAGGTAATGTTCTGTCGCTTAAAAGGTTGAGTGCCTTTGTAAGAACTTCGTGTTTTTCTTTTCCCTGAATAAGGAAAACGCAAGCTCGTGCGTTGTTTAGTACTGGTAGAGTTAGAGTAACACGCCATGCTTCCATTTCACGAATATACTGATCTGTGACCAGCCTGTTGGTAATTTCTATACCATCATATCCGGGAAACAAAGATGCTGTATGGCCATCTGATCCCATTCCTAGGAGCATAAAATCAAATCTTGGAATCTCTCCTTCACTAAGCTGAAAATGCCTGCGTAGTAGACTTTCGTATTCGTCAGCAGCGTCCTGCGAATTGATTTCGCCTTTCATTCTATAGAAATGGGTTGCCGATACCTTATGCAACAGCTCTTCTTTTGCAAGTCGATAGTTAGACTGCTGATCATCCGGCCCTACACATCGTTCATCAACCCAGTAGAAGTTAACTTTTTCCCATGGAATACCAGAACAAAACTGTGATAGCGCAAGTGTTTCAAAAAAGAGTGTAGGTGTTCGGCCACCGGAAAGTGCAACATTATATTCTCCACGTTGTGCGATAGCATCGTGACAGCGTTCAACAAATATTTTTGCAGCATGGCGGGCAAGGGCTTGCGGTGATTCTGTAACAGAAAGAGTCAGGTCAATTGTCTTAGTCATAGTGCCTCCGTATTGCTCAGCAATGGCGCGGCTAAGATGGGCACCGCAACCATTGAACGTGTGTTATACGGCATGGTTGCATACTTTGTTTACGATTAAAACGGTTTTATTGTTCTAATGTGTCTTTTCGGGGCAGGAAAGTTGTTCTTAAGAATTTTGAACTGAAAAAATTCATCGGGTTTTGGGCTATTACGTCAGGAATGATGTGGTACCATCGATACCCAAGTTCCTTAAAGTATGTCGCAGCAAGGTGTCGGTGCCCAGTTTCTTTGGCTGCAAGCAGGGCAGCATCGCGCTGACACCGTGAGGTGGAAACTAGCTTGAGGATACGCGGAGTGAATCCTCTGCGTGAGAAGATAGCTTTGATTCTTTTGAACTCTCTAAAGCGGGAAAAGGCGTCTGCTTGGCATAAAATAACACCCCATCCCAAAAGTGCAGAAAGAGTAAAAAGGACAATTGCGTAGAGCGGAACCCCGTCATTCAGGATAAAATGTGCCTCAATGTAAAGTGTTGTAGCTACAAACAACAATGTTAGCGCGGTTGCGTGTGGAAAAGGTGCAACTTTAATGTATCGAATGATAGTTGTGTATAATGGGGTTCGCACTGTTGTAGTTCCTGTGTCATGCTTACATGTAATTTACTAGTGGAAAAAACTTGTTAAGATATATTGTAATATAAGTCATGTGGTAGGAAGCAATAATTGAAAGATAATGAAGAAGTTACATAAACAAAGAAAATTGTATAACTGAGTACATTCTATACAGCATTCTTTGTGTTGCATTATAGTAAGATAAAAATCCTATTATGATAGGTTAAGGGGCAGCACATGAAACAAGTTAATGCTAGATTAGATATTATTGAAAAAATTAAGACTGAATATAACGCAACGGGTGCAATACATATTGATTCTGAAGATATAAAGCTCAACAAAGATGGAAAGGATGCATTGTATAAGAGTGCTGAAACATTAGCGGAAAGATTAGGTATGCATAGCCATAGTCTACAACAGCATCTTTATAATAATATATATTATATTGAACCAGCAGGGCCTCTTGTTGTGGCCATATCTTTACCAGAGCAAAAAATTGAAATGTTTGCGCAGATGCCTCAATCAATGTGGTCGTTTAAATTAAACAACAGGTTCGTAAACTAAAAAAATATCCCTCATACATATTGGGTAGTACCTGAACGTAATATGTATTGGCGGGCTGTTCAAGCGCGGAGATAGTATGCGATTATCAATGAGACAATACTATTTAGCAAAAAAATTGCAAACACAGCGGTTTGGGGAAATAGCCGTTCCTGTTGATCCTGAGCAGATTCTTTTGCACCATGAGGCTACAGCCGTAGTTCGGTCCGCAGCAGATCGGGTGGTAAGTGAATCGGCAGTAACGCGAGAAGAAATTATTTCCCGTTTGTTTGATAATGTGTTCAGGCTGGAACCGTCAGACACGTTAATGTTACTTATTGAGTTGCCAAGGTATGATATTGAATTTTACGTGGAGTTACCAAGCGCGTTGTGGAACTTTCGATGACACTTTTTTTGTGCGGAGAAACAGAGACTTTACGAATGTGGTTCCCTACGGTAGAAGCAGACCTCTTGGAGGTCTAAGATGGTTACAGATCATATACATGAATTGGAAGTTGAAGAGAGCGAAGAGTACATAAGCCGATCAGAAAAGAAGCGTCGCAGCACAGCTATCCAGAAAATTGGTGAAGAGTTGGCGTCTTTTCCGATCAGCGCAATTCGTTCGTTTAACCTTCCTCCTGCGTTACTGCAGGAATACGAAGAACTGCATAAGATTACGAAACACGAAGCTAAGCGCCGTAAAATGCAATATATCGGTAAAATGCTTCGTGAGGTTGACATAGAGCCAATTAGAGCACGTATTGAGGAAGTACAAGAGGGCAAGGCTGCTGTTGCTGCTGACTTTCATCACTTGGAACGTTTGCGTGAACGTTTAATTCAAGGCGACAAAGAGGCAATGGACGCAGTGCTTGAATTGTACCCGGATGTGGATATTCAAAAACTGCGTCAGCTTGTACGTAATACAAAAAAAGAGATGGAAAAGCAGAAGCCTTTGAAATCTTCTAAGTTATTATTTCGTTATCTGCGTGAGCTCGAACAAGGCTAACAACGTTTTTTGTACACAGATTGTTGTGCATAAAAATACCCCGAAAGTAGTTCTTTCGGGGTATTTTTTTGTATAGTCACTTGAATTGCGGAGTGTGATGGAATCTCTCTGTTATGGGTGTTGAACTGCCTGAAATGCCTGATAGCTGTATTTGGCTACAGAAATGATTTCAGATAATGCCGGATAGCTGTCCAGCCAGTTTACCTTTTTCTGTCTCGAGGGATGCCGCCGGGCAGGGGCACCTACAATTCTCTTATATAAAAGCTTTGCTTTTTCTTCGTGGCCCTGCTCATAGAGTTTTTTGCATATTCCTTTGGCAGCCTGTTGAGGAGCTCTTGTAAACATGCAGGCGCGTGAAATTTGTTGATGCAGATGTACTCCGGGGCTTAACTTCTCACCATGCAAATAGGCAGAAGCTGCGTTACCAAAATCCCCTTCCTGCAGAAGTGACTTTGCAGTGGCGTACAGAGGGTTGTCTTTTTGATGAGCCTCACAGAGTGGTTTGAGAGCATTCGCTGCTCCTTCGTAATCATGCTGTGCCATGAAAATTTCACCTGCAGTATTAAGCTCTTGTATGTATTGCTCGGTGTCTCTTTTACCTTTCCATGCCTTAGCACGCCCGACGTAGGCTGCGCCGTGTCTGGGATTAAGGGCAATGGCTTGGGAAAACGTTTCGATCGCGCTGTCCCAGTGGTGATTTTTCAGTAGTTTTTTCCCGCGTTCGCAAATGGTTTCTGCTGTGTCTGGCTCGGGTTTCAGTATTACTTGAGCTTCGTTGCTGCTCTGTGGTTGAGCTGCTGCTGGAATAGCCACACCATACGTATTGCGTACCGCATGAATTACCTGCTGTACCAGTCCATCCATAGTATACGGACGGGCTAAAAATGATGAGTACCCAAGAGTGAGGGTTCGCATCACAAAATCTTTGGTCGGGGAAGTAGAAACGGCAAGAACTGGAATAGATATTTGTGCTCGAATACTTTTAAGCTTATCTATTAAATACTGAGCATCGCCGTCTTTCATTTGAGCGCCGCAGATTATTATGTCAAATGATTCTATTTCACCTGACTGAGCCTTGGATAGTGAGCGGAATGTTCCAGAGACAGAGTCTACTATTAGTGCACTGCGAACTCCAATGCGAAACAGCATTTTTCTGTCTAATGCGGCTTCTGCACTGTTTCCGTTGATGATGAGTGCATGTTCAGGTTTTTTGGGTGTGCTCATGTAGCGCCTCTATGGTGTGCCTTAACAACGTAGGTTTAATGGGTCTGTGCTGGGGAAACGTACTGAAGAAATTAGTCGTGAATCGCCTGTTTTTCAGTGATGGACTCGTCAAATTCGTCAGAGGACGTAGCATGGGCATGCAGGGGAATTACTTTGCCCATTGTTCTCTCTCTCTGTTGTGTCTGGCGAGACGGGTGAACATTGTATTGTTTGCCGCAGCGCCAGCATATTTTTTTTGTGTTGCCATGAGGCAGTCGCACAAGCATCCCTTCGTCTTTGCAACATTCTGCGCAAAATGGACCGTGCCGAACACTGCCAGTCTTTAACCAATAGTAATTCCCGTCAAAAATAAGGTTCTTGGAAAAATGAAGAATGTCATCATATTCTTTGACCTGAATTTTGAGCGAGGATACTTGGTCGCAAAGCGAAATATATTTGGATTGAAGTTCCTTCAATAGATGCTTTGCTTCGCGGTTTTTTCCTTTCAAAAAAAGTTCGCTAACTTCTTTGAATTTAGAGTAGTCGAGCATTAACTGCCCCTTATGCAAGTTGTATGTTGTCTTACAACTGCTATCGGTCTGTAAGGAGAAATCTTTAAAAAACGGGAGTAGTTAAGCATTAGACTCTTATTAGATTTATCCTTCTGTACAATTAGTAAAGGCTCGAAGTCAACGAAGATGCTTGATATGCAAAGAAAAAGTAAGTTTGTCGAGGTATGCTGGATATGAAAAGGCCGCACAGTGAGGTGCGGCCTTTTTTTCTATGTGGTGGCTAGTGACTTGTGAATTTGCGTTCGAATTCTACAAACTCTGTTTCAAGGTCCCACTGTTTGCTTGCTTTTGGACTTTCTGTCAGAAATTTCTGGCATAGGCCCGTTTTTTTGTTGGTTAAAGAGTCGCTGCATTCATCGCTCATGATGTATGGGCTTACACTTTTCCATAAGCTTTTCCCTGGAAGCAGACTGTATTCAAGGCTGTTACGAATCAGTGTTTTCAGGTCGGTATAAGAAAGGTTGTAGTTATGTGCGGCGTGTACATATTCGTTGGTAATATCAATACGTGTTATCCCGCCATTTTCGGTTACAAGAACAACCGGTACTTTGTATTTTTGTAAAACCGGAAATGGGTTGTCCGATACCGAAATGGAACGCTCGACTTCTTCACAGGTAAAGGCAATTTCGACTGGGATTTTTTTGTCAGACAATTTTTTTAGTAATTCAAATGAATTATTTTCAAACATGATTGCAGAGCCATGGCTGATGCGTGTGGCACCTCCTGTGGTAACCGCCGTGCGTATTCTATCCTTAAACTTTGTTGGTTGAATCATGCCGAAGTCAAGATAGCCAGCAGTGATGATGGTCTTTACATTCGAAAATTCTGCCATGTTCTTCAGCGCCTGTATCATTTCAAGCTGCAGTTTATAGTCTCGTAGTGCAACCGGATGCTCTTCATCACCGGTAAGGGCAACGCCAACAAATCGAGAATCAGCAACCGCTGTTTTAAACGCGTAGATAAGTTTGGCAAAAACGACAGAAGGCGTTTGCGTGCGGTCAACACTGGCAATCATGCGAACCATAACAGCCTTTGTGGTGTCATTTTTTATATATTTTTCTGCGCCTGTCATAAATGATGTGAGGTGGTCTTTTTCTGTTTTAACAGATGTCATAGCCGGGATAGAAGAGAGTGCAGTGTACATTTCATCCAGAGTGCCTTTCCATTCTATCTTGGCCGCGTCACGTTCAAGTTCTGATGGTGTCCATGGCATCAGTACTTCAAGATAGCTGAGGTGCTGATATGCTGCGTTTTTTATGACCGCACCAAGAAGGTACCCGAACTGGTCAGGAGTGAGGGCGTTCAGAGAAGTGACTTTTTGTTTTGTATTAAGCGAAGAGGAAGAAAGTTCTTTAATGGCGTTCTGGTAGTTCTTTTCTGTTTCAAAGAATTTCTTAGCCGGTGACGTGCCCGGAGGGCATACCCCGTTCAGAGGAGGGACAGCAAAGTAACTGGGCAGAGTAATGCAATAGTTTTCTTTTTCTGCAAGCAATAGGTACTCTTCAGGGTAAATTGATTCTTTTAATCTGACGCGAAGGTCGCCGCCCTTTGGCATACCGGATACAAAACCACGCAACGTCAGTGGATTTGTACGAATCGTTTCATAAAATGCTTGTGTACTTTTTTCGTTTGCAGAGCTTGATTGCTTTGCAAATACAGGAGAGGTTGTCAGTAGAAGCAGGAATGTCAGTGCAGAAGCAAGAATGTTTTGAGCAGAATTCATAAAAAACTCCTGAGAGCAAAAGGTGCTGGCAAGTGGTTACAACATCATCATTTTGGAAATGATCATACGTGAGTTGTTTTCTGTTTGCTGATATTGTTCTTTAGACATTCCCGCGCCAAGAGCAATGGCACGTCGTCTATCTTTATTAATAAAGTCATATCCTCGATAGCCACCGTTGTTAATAATAAGTGGGGCTCCGGTCATGTCTGCCACTTTAGCAATATGGCCGTTAGTTAATGCGTGTTCGGCTCGGGTGGTAATTTCAAGGTAAACGTTTTTTTCTGCTGCAAGTACTGCTTCCTGTTCTGTAATAAGGCCGGGGTGAGCAAGGTAGTCTGCACCGCCTTCAATTGCAGCGAGATTAGTTCCTTCATCCACAATATCGGCAAGCGTTTGTCCATGTACGCATATAATTTGTGCTCCCAATTCTCGTGCTTCTGTGATGGTATCCGGAATGAGTTGAGGAGGGATATGCGTAAGCTCAACACCGGCATATAAATCAATGCCGGAATATAAAGAGTAGGTGCGGATCATGGGGAGAAGGCTTTCCAGCACTTGCCGCATGTTGGTTGCATCTACATGCTCGGTAAAAGCAATAGCACGATACCCTGCTGCCTTGGCAAACCGCATGGCTGCTGCGGGTGTCTGCTTTCCCATACTAAGCGAAGTATGAACATGAAGGTCAATCATTATCTAAGATCCTGTTGTTTGAATGCGTTTGGGAGTTGGGTATAGTGTGCAATAAACGCAACACGTTATTCTATACGGGGATGCAGGGCTCTTTGTCCATAAAGAGCTTACCCACAATTGTATATGCAATTACAGCAGGAGGTCGATTAATAGTATAGGTGCTTGAGACGGTATATGGTCTAATTATAATTTTGATAAAATTTCCTTGCGCATACATAGTGAATGGTATAGAAGAAAATTTATTAATGAGAATAATTACTATTTAGATAAGGAGCATATAGATGAGTAAGCTTAAGGGCACAAAAACAGAGAAAAATATCCTAACAGCATTCGCTGGTGAATCTCAGGCTCGCAACCGGTATGATTATTTTGCAGGTGTCGCAAATAAAGAAGGGTATGTTCAGATTTCTAAAATTTTTGAGGAAACTGCATTACAAGAAAAAGCTCATGCCAAGCGCCTGTTCAAATTTTTGGAAGGAAGTGAAGTTGAAATCACTGCGGCATTTCCTGCCGGTATTATAGCAGATACTGTAACTAACCTTAAAGAATCTGCTGCAGGCGAACGTCATGAGTACATGGAAATGTACCCTGAATTTGCAGAGATCGCTGCGCAGGAAGGGTTTCCTGTCGTTGCAGCTACTATGAAGTCCATTGCAATTGCAGAGAAACATCACGAGCAGCGTTACCTTGCTATGATGAACTCTATTGAGAATGGTGATATTTTTAAAAAAGCAAAGCCTGCTGCTTGGCGTTGTATTAACTGTGGCTATGTTCATGAAGGGTTAGCAGCTCCCGAAGTTTGCCCGGCCTGTAATCATCCGCAAAAATATTTTGAAGTGCGTCTCGAAAAATTCTTTATGCCATAATGGCTTGAGAGTTATATGAGTGCGCGCCATGCGTGCTATTTTAAAAAAGTAATAAAAAAGGTGAGTGGGATATGTACCACTCACCTTTTTTATTACTTTTTTGAACCGCCTGTTGCGATTCGGTCTTCAACAGCTTTCAGCAGCTCTTTTTTAAGATCCGGACGTTGCCGGACTGTTAAATATGCTTCAATAAAAATTTCTGATTCCTCTATGTTGGCATCATAATGCCTACAAAAGAGACTATGCAACACCGCATGGTTCGTGCGCTTTGTCGTTAAGAAACGCCATGGGTAGAAGCTGTCAAAGTCAAAAAAATGCAGGTCATATGTGTTGCCGTTTGGACGGACAGAAATATTTTTGTCAGTATCTT
This sequence is a window from Halodesulfovibrio aestuarii DSM 17919 = ATCC 29578. Protein-coding genes within it:
- a CDS encoding YigZ family protein — translated: MSDRYLVPDATQYRVEDIIKKSQFIVTLAHTPSVEEAKAFVAAVKAEFPDATHNCWAYQAGPPGTTAMVGMSDDGEPHGTAGKPMLNMLLHADVGEIAAVVTRYFGGTKLGTGGLVRAYSGMVKLGLETLPTREKITPVRFEVIIDYSAVTLFKRMLPDYEIKVLEESFGADAAFIVEMPKEHAERFSAAVVELTNGNALIDDITDV
- the pgl gene encoding 6-phosphogluconolactonase — encoded protein: MTKTIDLTLSVTESPQALARHAAKIFVERCHDAIAQRGEYNVALSGGRTPTLFFETLALSQFCSGIPWEKVNFYWVDERCVGPDDQQSNYRLAKEELLHKVSATHFYRMKGEINSQDAADEYESLLRRHFQLSEGEIPRFDFMLLGMGSDGHTASLFPGYDGIEITNRLVTDQYIREMEAWRVTLTLPVLNNARACVFLIQGKEKHEVLTKALNLLSDRTLPAQRVQPHNGKLYWIVDQDAYTG
- the yjgA gene encoding ribosome biogenesis factor YjgA — translated: MVTDHIHELEVEESEEYISRSEKKRRSTAIQKIGEELASFPISAIRSFNLPPALLQEYEELHKITKHEAKRRKMQYIGKMLREVDIEPIRARIEEVQEGKAAVAADFHHLERLRERLIQGDKEAMDAVLELYPDVDIQKLRQLVRNTKKEMEKQKPLKSSKLLFRYLRELEQG
- a CDS encoding response regulator produces the protein MSTPKKPEHALIINGNSAEAALDRKMLFRIGVRSALIVDSVSGTFRSLSKAQSGEIESFDIIICGAQMKDGDAQYLIDKLKSIRAQISIPVLAVSTSPTKDFVMRTLTLGYSSFLARPYTMDGLVQQVIHAVRNTYGVAIPAAAQPQSSNEAQVILKPEPDTAETICERGKKLLKNHHWDSAIETFSQAIALNPRHGAAYVGRAKAWKGKRDTEQYIQELNTAGEIFMAQHDYEGAANALKPLCEAHQKDNPLYATAKSLLQEGDFGNAASAYLHGEKLSPGVHLHQQISRACMFTRAPQQAAKGICKKLYEQGHEEKAKLLYKRIVGAPARRHPSRQKKVNWLDSYPALSEIISVAKYSYQAFQAVQHP
- a CDS encoding histidinol phosphate phosphatase domain-containing protein, which gives rise to MIDLHVHTSLSMGKQTPAAAMRFAKAAGYRAIAFTEHVDATNMRQVLESLLPMIRTYSLYSGIDLYAGVELTHIPPQLIPDTITEARELGAQIICVHGQTLADIVDEGTNLAAIEGGADYLAHPGLITEQEAVLAAEKNVYLEITTRAEHALTNGHIAKVADMTGAPLIINNGGYRGYDFINKDRRRAIALGAGMSKEQYQQTENNSRMIISKMMML
- the rbr gene encoding rubrerythrin, translating into MSKLKGTKTEKNILTAFAGESQARNRYDYFAGVANKEGYVQISKIFEETALQEKAHAKRLFKFLEGSEVEITAAFPAGIIADTVTNLKESAAGERHEYMEMYPEFAEIAAQEGFPVVAATMKSIAIAEKHHEQRYLAMMNSIENGDIFKKAKPAAWRCINCGYVHEGLAAPEVCPACNHPQKYFEVRLEKFFMP